A genomic segment from Enoplosus armatus isolate fEnoArm2 chromosome 12, fEnoArm2.hap1, whole genome shotgun sequence encodes:
- the LOC139294397 gene encoding RING finger protein 122-like isoform X2, whose amino-acid sequence MTSEELFHLPLNVYIIILGIGLFILMLSLIFCCYLFRLRRQGAREQYGYNEVVLRGAGKKLSLLGQTCAVCLEEFRSRDELGVCPCSHAFHKKCLLKWLEIRSVCPMCNKPICRLQPDPPQATERPQSLLEV is encoded by the exons ATGACATCTGAAGAGCTCTTCCACCTGCCGCTCAACGTCTACATCATCATCCTGGGCATCGGCCTCTTCATCCTCATGCTCAGCCTCATCTTCTGCTGCTACCTGTTCAG ACTCAGGCGACAAGGTGCAAGAGAACAGTACGGTTACAATGAG GTTGTTTTGAGAGGAGCGGGGAAGAAACTGAGCCTTCTTGGT CAAACGTGTGCGGTGTGTTTGGAAGAGTTTCGCAGCAGGGACGAGCTCGGAGTGTGCCCATGCTCCCACGCTTTTCACAAGAA GTGTCTGCTAAAATGGCTGGAGATCCGCAGTGTCTGCCCCATGTGCAACAAGCCCATTTGTCGCCTCCAGCCTGACCCCCCACAAGCTACTGAGCGGCCACAGAGTCTCCTGGAGGTCTGA
- the LOC139294397 gene encoding RING finger protein 122-like isoform X1 produces MNPVQECNGCLCGLQLQTVDPYGKMTSEELFHLPLNVYIIILGIGLFILMLSLIFCCYLFRLRRQGAREQYGYNEVVLRGAGKKLSLLGQTCAVCLEEFRSRDELGVCPCSHAFHKKCLLKWLEIRSVCPMCNKPICRLQPDPPQATERPQSLLEV; encoded by the exons ATGAATCCTGTCCAAGAGTGCAACG GGTGTCTGTGTGGCCTTCAACTGCAGACCGTCGACCCCTACGGCAAGATGACATCTGAAGAGCTCTTCCACCTGCCGCTCAACGTCTACATCATCATCCTGGGCATCGGCCTCTTCATCCTCATGCTCAGCCTCATCTTCTGCTGCTACCTGTTCAG ACTCAGGCGACAAGGTGCAAGAGAACAGTACGGTTACAATGAG GTTGTTTTGAGAGGAGCGGGGAAGAAACTGAGCCTTCTTGGT CAAACGTGTGCGGTGTGTTTGGAAGAGTTTCGCAGCAGGGACGAGCTCGGAGTGTGCCCATGCTCCCACGCTTTTCACAAGAA GTGTCTGCTAAAATGGCTGGAGATCCGCAGTGTCTGCCCCATGTGCAACAAGCCCATTTGTCGCCTCCAGCCTGACCCCCCACAAGCTACTGAGCGGCCACAGAGTCTCCTGGAGGTCTGA